One Alcaligenes ammonioxydans DNA segment encodes these proteins:
- the cheY gene encoding chemotaxis response regulator CheY, with amino-acid sequence MVQKNIKILVVDDFPTMRRIIKNLLKDLGYENVDEAEDGQMGLEKLRNGNFEFVVSDWNMPNLDGLEMLKQIRADANLASLPVLMVTAEAKKENIIAAAQAGANGYVVKPFTAATLEEKLNKIFEKMGG; translated from the coding sequence ATGGTACAAAAAAATATAAAGATTCTCGTCGTCGATGACTTTCCTACCATGCGCCGGATCATCAAGAACCTGCTCAAGGATCTGGGATACGAGAATGTGGATGAAGCTGAAGATGGCCAGATGGGCCTGGAGAAATTGCGTAATGGCAATTTTGAGTTTGTGGTCTCGGACTGGAACATGCCCAATCTGGACGGGCTGGAGATGCTCAAACAGATTCGCGCCGATGCGAACCTGGCTTCGTTGCCGGTGCTCATGGTGACGGCTGAAGCCAAGAAAGAAAACATTATTGCCGCCGCCCAGGCAGGGGCCAATGGCTATGTGGTCAAACCCTTTACCGCCGCAACGCTGGAAGAAAAGCTGAACAAGATCTTCGAGAAAATGGGCGGTTAA